The Phycisphaerae bacterium genomic sequence GGAGCGACACGGCGTCGAACTGGTCAGAGAGTCGCCCGAACGTTCGCTCGTTGTTCGTGCCAGAGAAAAAATGGTGTCAGGATGATTGTTCGGGGGCTATGGCGAAGCCGCATCACCCTGAAAAATCATCCTGACACCTTTGTTCTCCCGGAGGCGCTTGATATGATAAAATGGTTAGGCAGTGACCGAATCCACTTACACCCATAAGGATGTTTTCTGCATTGGATATTCCACGGATCTTCAACATCACGGAAAGTGCTCATCGCATCCATAACCCGTTCACTCCCGAGAAGCTCGCCACCCTCGGCTCTGCGTTGCGTCTGGAAACGGGGACCCGAGTGCTCGATCTCGGCAGCGGTTCGGGGGAGATGCTGTGTACCTGGGCACGCGATTACGGCATCATCGGCACCGGCATCGACATGAGCCAGTTGTTCACCGAGCAAGCGAGACTGCGTGCCGAAGAACTCGGCGTCGCCGATCAAGTCAAGTTCGTCCATGGCGATGCTGCGGGCTACGTTTCTGACGAGAAGGTCGGTGTGGCAGCCTGTGTCGGTGCCACGTGGATCGGAGGGGGAGTCGCCGGTACCATCGAACTTCTGGCGCGGAGCCTGCGCACCGGAGGGATCATCCTGATCGGCGAGCCCTACTGGCGGCAGT encodes the following:
- a CDS encoding class I SAM-dependent methyltransferase, whose amino-acid sequence is MDIPRIFNITESAHRIHNPFTPEKLATLGSALRLETGTRVLDLGSGSGEMLCTWARDYGIIGTGIDMSQLFTEQARLRAEELGVADQVKFVHGDAAGYVSDEKVGVAACVGATWIGGGVAGTIELLARSLRTGGIILIGEPYWRQLPPTEDVAKGCLAGSISDFLTLPELVASFGRLGYDVVEMVLADQDSWDRYEAAKWLTMRRWLEANPDDEFAKEVRA